In a genomic window of Wyeomyia smithii strain HCP4-BCI-WySm-NY-G18 chromosome 1, ASM2978416v1, whole genome shotgun sequence:
- the LOC129733856 gene encoding vacuolar-sorting protein SNF8 — translation MRRRAGVGAIQKQKLEAEKYRDKGSELQDSQFGQMVKQMDALKENLEEFAAKHKTDIRKNAQFRRQFQEMCAAIGVDPLASGKGFWSVLGMGDFYYELGVQVVEVCLASNYSTGGLMELNELRNRLVAARGRKQTHQEITNEDILMAAKKLQIFGNGFSVYPVGKDRYMVQSIPGELSLQETSVLSTAANEGQGFVTISQLVTTLGWTEVRARQAIDKILSDGLAWIDNQGDEESYWFPSLFPGRQGSKFAV, via the exons ATGCGCCGTCGCGCGGGTGTTGGTGCAATACAGAAGCAGAAGCTCGAGGCGGAGAAGTACCGCGACAAGGGTTCCGAACTGCAAGACTCCCAGTTCGGGCAAATGGTGAAACAGATGGACGCCCTGAAGGAGAACCTGGAGGAGTTCGCCGCTAAGCATAAGACGGATATCCGAAAGAATGCTCAGTTTCGGCGGCAGTTTCAGGAAATGTGTGCCGCCATTGGAGTCGATCCACTGGCCTCCGGGAAGGGTTTCTGGAGTGTACTCGGGATGGGTGATTTCTATTATGAGCTGGGAGTGCAAGTAGTGGAGGTTTGCTTGGCGTCCAATTATAGCACCG GCGGTTTAATGGAACTGAACGAACTACGAAACCGGCTAGTGGCCGCAAGAGGTCGAAAACAAACTCACCAGGAAATTACCAACGAAGATATTTTGATGGCTGCTAAAAAGCTGCAAATCTTTGGTAATGGTTTCTCGGTGTATCCTGTGGGGAAGGATCGCTACATGGTGCAGTCGATTCCGGGAGAATTGAGTTTACAGGAAACATCGGTACTGAGTACAGCTGCAAACGAGGGACAAGGTTTTGTCACGATATCGCAGCTGGTTACTACTTTAGG ATGGACTGAGGTACGGGCGAGGCAAGCTATCGATAAGATTCTATCGGACGGACTGGCGTGGATTGACAACCAAGGTGACGAAGAATCCTACTGGTTTCCCAGTCTTTTTCCAGGCCGTCAAGGAAGCAAATTTGCTGTGTGA